The Streptomyces hundungensis genome contains the following window.
GATCGCCAACCTCTTCGAGTGGAACTGGAAGTCGGTCGGACAGGAATGTACGACCGTGCTCGGCCCCAAGGGGTACGGGGCCGTCCAGGTCGCACCGCCCGGAGACTCGATCCGGCTCAGCAACGGCACCCACCCCTGGTGGGACGTCTACCAGCCGGTGGGCTACGATCTGAACAGCCGCATGGGCACCGAGGCGCAGTTCGCCGCCATGGTGACGGCCTGTCACAACGCGGGCGTCAAGGTGTACGCGGACGCGGTCATCAACCACACCGCCGGCGCCAACCAGACCAGCACCGACTCCTACGGCGGCGCGAGCTTCAACCCGTCGACCTACACCTATGCCGGAATCGGCTACGACCGCTCCAGCTTCCACGACTACCCGGCCACCTGTCCCAACGCCGGGAACACCATCAACGACTGGAACAGCGCACAGCAGGTCCAGGAGTGCCAACTGGTGTCGCTGTCCGATCTGTACACCGAGAAGGACGACGTCCGCTCGAAGATCGCCGGGTATCTCAACAAACTGGAGGGATACGGCGTCGACGGCTTCCGGGTGGACGCCGCCAAACACATCGCGCAGGCCGACATGGCAGCCATCCTCGCCAAGGTCGACGACACCCGGTGGGGCGGCCGACCCTATGTCTACCAAGAGGTCATCCCGGGGGGCAGCGGGCAGCTCGCACCCAGCGCCTTCGAGGGCAACGGCAGCGTCCTGGAGTTCACCTACGCCCACAAACTCAAGGACCAGTTCACCGGAAACATCGCCAACTTGCGGACGTTCGGGCAGAGTTGGGGCCTGGAGCCGAGCGACAAGTCGGCGGTCATGGTGACCAACCACGACCTGGAACGCGACAACAGCACGCTCACCTACAAGGACGGCTCCCGGTACGTCCTGGCCCACATCTTCGAACTCGCCTGGGGCTACGGCACCCCGCAGGTCTACTCCGGGTTCCGGTTCACCACCAACGACGACTCGCCGCCCGCCGACGCGCACGGCTATGTCACCGACACCGACTGCTCCTCGGGCGCGTGGAACTGTACGGACCGCGACCAGGGCATCGCCAACATGGTGGGCTGGCACAACGCCGCCAAGGGCCAGAGCGTGGCCAACTGGTGGGACAACGGCAACAACGCGATCGCCTTCAGCCGGGGCAGCGCGGCCTGGGTCGCCATCAACAACAGCGGCAGCGCGGTCACCCAGACCTTCAGCACCGGCCTCGCGGCGGGCACCTACTGCGACGTCATCCACGGCGCTCCGGCCTCCGGGGGCACCTGCTCGGGACCCGCGGTGACGGTCGGCTCCTCGGGGCAGGCCACGGTCACCGTCGGCGCGGGTGACTCCGTGGCGCTGTACGGGAAGGGCACGTCCTGCACGAGCGGCTGCCCGACGACGTCGCCCGCCCCCTCGCCCACGACGTCCGGCACGGTCACCGAGACCTTCCACGAGACCAAGACCACCGTCTGGGGCCAGAACGTGTATGTGGTCGGCTCGATCCCGGCCCTCGGCAACTGGGACCCGAACGCCGCCGTCGCCCTGTCCTCGGCGTCCTACCCGGTGTGGTCCGCGACCGTCGGCACCCCGGCGAACACCCGCTTCGAGTACAAGTACATCGTCAAGGACGGCTCCGGGAACGTCACGTGGGAGTCCGGCGCCAACCGGGTGCACACTGCGGCGGCCTCCGGTTCCGAGACCCTCGACGACACCTGGAAGTAGCCCCGCTCAGGGCCCCTGGCGCACGGCCCGTTCTTTGACGGCTCCCTTCCCGTTGTGTGAGCGAACGATGACGGTGGCCTTCATGCCTGGTCAGCGCTGTTTTGCTGAGGGACATGAACAGCGCCGCCATCCCCGGCGGCAAGCAGCCGCCCGCCGTGGACGTACGCGTCCACGAGAAGGGCACCCCCGGGGTGTGGACCGTGCGCTGCAACGCGGCGGGCACGGTGTTCCCGGTGCCCGAAGCGTCGTCGAGCGGCTCCTGACCTCAGGATGTGACGCAGGCTGCCCCTTCGGCACCGACCGGCGAGATCGAGCAGGTGGGGGGATGGGAACGTCGTCGAGACGGTTGGTTACGATGACAAGCGGACTGCCTCGTTCCTACCCGGAGCGGGGCAAGGTCACGTCGCTCACCGCAGAACCTGCCGCGCATGTCGACCGT
Protein-coding sequences here:
- a CDS encoding carbohydrate-binding module family 20 domain-containing protein, whose amino-acid sequence is MSAPTSPAPTAPPLARRRASTTLLATGALLAGAILPVAFQGTAHAATANGGDVIANLFEWNWKSVGQECTTVLGPKGYGAVQVAPPGDSIRLSNGTHPWWDVYQPVGYDLNSRMGTEAQFAAMVTACHNAGVKVYADAVINHTAGANQTSTDSYGGASFNPSTYTYAGIGYDRSSFHDYPATCPNAGNTINDWNSAQQVQECQLVSLSDLYTEKDDVRSKIAGYLNKLEGYGVDGFRVDAAKHIAQADMAAILAKVDDTRWGGRPYVYQEVIPGGSGQLAPSAFEGNGSVLEFTYAHKLKDQFTGNIANLRTFGQSWGLEPSDKSAVMVTNHDLERDNSTLTYKDGSRYVLAHIFELAWGYGTPQVYSGFRFTTNDDSPPADAHGYVTDTDCSSGAWNCTDRDQGIANMVGWHNAAKGQSVANWWDNGNNAIAFSRGSAAWVAINNSGSAVTQTFSTGLAAGTYCDVIHGAPASGGTCSGPAVTVGSSGQATVTVGAGDSVALYGKGTSCTSGCPTTSPAPSPTTSGTVTETFHETKTTVWGQNVYVVGSIPALGNWDPNAAVALSSASYPVWSATVGTPANTRFEYKYIVKDGSGNVTWESGANRVHTAAASGSETLDDTWK